The Horticoccus luteus DNA window TCGGGCAGACGATCGCTTCTACGTCGGGGACTTGCCGCAGAATCTCCAATCCCATCGTCCCCTGTCCGGCGATGATGCCCGGGTTGTCGAAACCATGCACGTAGGTGAGATGTTCGTCTGCCACGAGGCGGTCCGCCTCCAGCCGAGCCTCGGCGAAATCGCGGCCGTGGATGAGCACGCGGGCGCCGAGCCGGCGGCACGTGGTGATTTTAATCAACGGCGCGTAGTCGGGCATCACGACCGTCACAGGCACGCCGAGAAGTTTTCCGTGATACGCGAGCCCGAGCGCGTGGTTGCCCGCACTCGCCGCGATCACGCCGCGGCGCTTCTGCGCGGGCGACAAAAGCAGCAGGGCGTTGCGGGCGCCGCGCTCTTTGAAGGAGCCCGTGCGCTGCAGGTTGTCGAGTTTGCAGAAAATGCGCGCGCCGGTGATTTCGGAGAGCGGGATCGACTCGGGGCAAGGCGACACGACCACGCCTTTCGCAATGCGGCGGGCGGCGGCCCTGATATCCGACAAGGTGACGACGGCCATGGCAGGCACCGTGACCCGGCGGCGCGGTGATGGGAATGCGAAAGATGCGGGGCGAGCCCGGCGCGAAGTCTCGCGTTGCATGTCGAAGGCCGCGGGCCGACCATGCCACGCAAAATTAGCCTCGGCCGTCCACTCATGTATCAGGTTACGTTTTCCGAACAGAGCATCCACGAGCTAAACCAGCTCGATAAATTCACGCAGCTCGACGTGATCGGCCCGATCAGCAGCCTGAAGCCGGCGGATCTGGCGCATCCGCGGGAACCGCTCGGACGGTTCAAGCGCGGCGAGCAGGTTTTTTACCGGCTGCGCGCCAACGATCACCGGTTTTATTTCGAGGTGACGGGCGAGACGTTGCACGTGCGTTACATCCTGCACCGCAATTCGCTGGAAGACTTTCTCCTGCGCAACAAACTTCCGGTCACGGAACAGCAGCTTGTGGAGCAACACTCCAAGTTCTGGAAATATCTTGAGAGTCTTACGCGTTAACCCCCGAAGCCATCATGGACTTTGAGCAACGGCTGAAAAGCGACCCCAACGACCCGGACAATCCTTACAACGTCACCCAGGCGAGCCGGATTTATTTCCTGCCGAATCTGATGACGGCGGGGAATTTGTTCTGCGGTTTCATGGCGATCATCAACTGCATCCAGGCGCGGCTCGCAGAGCTGGCGCCGGAAGGCACTTACCTCAGCCGCAATCCCTCCGAGCATTATCACTACGCAGTCTGGTTCATCCTGGGCGCCGCGGCGTTCGACATGCTCGATGGGCGGCTCGCGCGGATGGGGGGACGCGAATCGCTGTTCGGTGCAGAGTTCGATTCGATCGCGGACATCGTCTCGTTCGGCCTCGCGCCCGCGTTGCTGATGTTTTTCCTGATCTTGTCGCCCAGCCAGGGCATCCTTTGGTTTCGCAACATCGGCTGGTTCGTCGGATTTATTTACCTGCTCTGCGCAGGTATCCGACTGGCGCGGTTCAATGTGATCACTAATCCGCTGCTCCATCGCGATGCGAAGGAGTCGAGCAAGGATTTCCTTGGGCTGCCCGTCCCGGCGGCGGCCGGCACGGTGGCGACGCTCGTGCTCTTCCTTTTGCAGCTCGCGGCGCAAGACAAGACGCTGAACAAGTTCGCCCTGGCCCTCCCCTTTCTGATGTTCCTCATCTCGGTCTTGATGGTGAGCACGGTGCGCTACCCGAGCGGGAAGAAAATGGATCTGCAGACGAAGACGAATCTGCGCACGTTTTTGATGGTGCTCATCATCCTGGGCTTGGTGGTGGCGCTGAAAGAGATCGCCCTGTTGGTGATTTGCCTGAGCTACATTTTCTACGGCCTCTTCCGCCATTTGCGACGGGGAAGGCGGCGGGCGGCGCCGGTTCGGAATTCAGTGTGAACAGGATGTCGGCAGTTTCCCAGCAAATGGCGGGGTGCGAATAAGTGGGCCGTTGCTGGGCGGTTGCTGGAAGTTTTTCACGCCGCTTTTTCGCCTTCCTTCCCGAGGAGAAACACGGTGTTGCTGCAGTTGTTCGCACCCCATAATAAGACTGCTGTAATTCCTTATTGAGTCCGTATTCCTTTAGCCTTTGTTAACTCTTTTTGCAGGACCCCGCTTCGCCTCATGAAATTCAAAATTAATCGCGACCATTTTGCCAACGGCCTGGCGCAGGTGCTCAACGTGGTCGGCTCCAAGGCCACCATGCCGATCTTAAGCAACGTGCTGATCGAGGCGGAAAAAGATCAGATCTCCCTCACCACCACCAATCTCGACCTCGGTATTCGTTGCCGCATCAAAGCCGAGGTGAAGGAAAGTGGCTCTGTGACGCTGCCCGTGAAGCGGTTGGCCACCATTGTGCGCGAGTTGCCCAATGTGGATGTGACACTTGACGCGTCACCGAATCATCAGGTGAAGCTGACTTCCGGCGGCTCCAATTTCCGGATCATGGGCATCGGCAAGGAAGAGTTCCCGCCGCTACCCGAGACCGGTGACGAAAAGGCGTGCTCGCTGGAGCAAACGGAGCTGTTGACGATGTTGCGCAGCGTCAGCTACGCGCAGTCGAGCGACGAAACGCGCTACATCCTGAACGGTGTTTATTTCAATTTCCGCGATGGGAAACTCTCGCTCGTGGCGACGGATGGCCGGCGGCTGGCTGTGACCGCGAAAGAAATGGATATCCCGACCGAGAATGCGGGTGCCATTATCCTGCCGGCGAAGACCGTCGGCGAGCTCTCACGCCTCTTGGAAAAGGGCGAAAAAGTGCAGATCAGCTTCACCGAACGGAAGTGCTCGTTCCAAATTGCGACGGACAAGGATTCCAGCGGGCTCGTGGACAACGTCTATCTCTACTCGAAAGTCGTTGAGGGTAACTATCCTAACTACCAGCAGGTTATTCCGAAAGAGACGCATCAGCGTATCAAATTGGAACGGGAGCTGTTCCAGCAATGCGTGCATCGCGCAGCGTTGGTGTGCTCCGAAAAGGCGAACTCGGTAAAGATCAAGCTTTCCACCAATCTCCTCGAAATCACGGCGCAGAGCCCGGATTTCGGCGAGGCACACGAGTCGATGGCGATCGGTTACAGCGGGCCGGAGTTGCAGGTGGCGTTTAATCCGCAGTTTCTGATGGATCCGTTGCGCGCGCTGACGAAAGACGAAGTTTACTTCGAGGTGAAGGACGAGGTGAGCCCGGGCGTCTTCAAGACGTTGGAGAATTTTGTCTGCGTGATCATGCCCGTCCGGTTGAGCTGACGGGATAGTGCGATAGTTTGCTTCGTGTCACCGGCAGCTCCGCGGCCGGTTCGCCGAGCGTTGTCTCTATGCTTTCCTCCTATTTTATTCTTG harbors:
- a CDS encoding type II toxin-antitoxin system RelE family toxin, with protein sequence MPRKISLGRPLMYQVTFSEQSIHELNQLDKFTQLDVIGPISSLKPADLAHPREPLGRFKRGEQVFYRLRANDHRFYFEVTGETLHVRYILHRNSLEDFLLRNKLPVTEQQLVEQHSKFWKYLESLTR
- the pssA gene encoding CDP-diacylglycerol--serine O-phosphatidyltransferase — protein: MDFEQRLKSDPNDPDNPYNVTQASRIYFLPNLMTAGNLFCGFMAIINCIQARLAELAPEGTYLSRNPSEHYHYAVWFILGAAAFDMLDGRLARMGGRESLFGAEFDSIADIVSFGLAPALLMFFLILSPSQGILWFRNIGWFVGFIYLLCAGIRLARFNVITNPLLHRDAKESSKDFLGLPVPAAAGTVATLVLFLLQLAAQDKTLNKFALALPFLMFLISVLMVSTVRYPSGKKMDLQTKTNLRTFLMVLIILGLVVALKEIALLVICLSYIFYGLFRHLRRGRRRAAPVRNSV
- the dnaN gene encoding DNA polymerase III subunit beta gives rise to the protein MKFKINRDHFANGLAQVLNVVGSKATMPILSNVLIEAEKDQISLTTTNLDLGIRCRIKAEVKESGSVTLPVKRLATIVRELPNVDVTLDASPNHQVKLTSGGSNFRIMGIGKEEFPPLPETGDEKACSLEQTELLTMLRSVSYAQSSDETRYILNGVYFNFRDGKLSLVATDGRRLAVTAKEMDIPTENAGAIILPAKTVGELSRLLEKGEKVQISFTERKCSFQIATDKDSSGLVDNVYLYSKVVEGNYPNYQQVIPKETHQRIKLERELFQQCVHRAALVCSEKANSVKIKLSTNLLEITAQSPDFGEAHESMAIGYSGPELQVAFNPQFLMDPLRALTKDEVYFEVKDEVSPGVFKTLENFVCVIMPVRLS